DNA sequence from the Desulfomicrobium macestii genome:
GATCAAGGAGATCGGCGATCCGTTGCAGGTCGGCGAATATCTGGGACTGGACCGGCCCGAGATAATGAGCCGCCTCGTCCTGGCCCAGGGTCGCCAGAACACCAACTACGCCATCAATCTCTACGCCTGCCACCCCTTCTTCGTCGAAGGGATCAGCACCATGACCAACGGCGAGAACACGGCCTTCATCCCCATCCGCGACTACCTCGCAGCCCAGGGCATTCCCGGCTATGAAGGCTACAACTCCGATTCGGAAGTATTCACCCACATCCTGCACTACACGATCAAGAAGCTGGGCCTGCCCTTTGAAGCCTACAAGCACATCATCACGCCCCTCAAGGACCACGAGATGAGCGCCCATCCGGACAGGGAATTCCTGTCCAAGCTGAAGCAGATCTGCCGCCGCCTCATCATCGACGGCCCCAACTGCGTCATCGGCTGCCTTCCGGACAAATCCATGTTCATGGTCCAGGACAGCAAGAAGCTGCGCCCCGGCGTGGTCGGAGGCCGTCCCGGCATCTACGCGTTCTCTTCGGAGATCTGCGGCCTGGACCTGGCCATTCCCGATCGTGACAAGTCCCAGGATTTTCAACCCATGCATCTTGATTCGGCCATTGTCGGCCCGGACCGCCAGGAGATCAAAGTATGTCGGCAAACACAGCCATTAGCCCTTCCCAACTGAGCATCAAGGATCTGCCCTGGCAGATCGAGTGGAACAAGGACCGCTGCACCCTGTGCGGTCAGTGCTGCGCGGTGTGCCCCATGCAGTCCCTGGAGCTCGGCACCTTCCGCAAGCGCAGCATCAAGGTTCCGGCCGGGTTCAAGAACAAGCCCGAGAACGAGCACACCATCTATTACGGCATCCGCCAGCGCACGGCCCCGCACCAGGCCTGCGTGGGCTGCGGAACGTGCAGCATGGTCTGTCCCAACGACGCCATCCTGCCCATGCACTCCGATGAAAAGGACAAGCTGCGCTACCACGTGAATCTCGGCGGTCAGCCCCGCACCCGTGGCGGACGACGCAACGACAACAATTCGCTGCTGGACCAGATCAAGTTCATCCGCATCTCCATGCTGACCGACCCGGCCCTTGATTCGGGCCGCCATGAATTCGATCTACGCACCCTGATCGGCCGCATCCAGAGCCCCATGGAGGGCCTTGCCACCATCAAGGAACACGGCTGGGCGCCGCCCGTGCGCGAGATCTATCCGCTCATGATCGGCAGCATGTCGTTCGGCGCGCTCTCGCCCAACATGTGGGAAGGCCTGCAGATGGGCGTCGCCTACCTGAACGAGGAGCTGGGCATGCCCGTACGCATGTGCACCGGCGAGGGCGGCTGTCCGCCGCGCCTGCTCAGATCGCGTTTTCTCAAATATGTCATTCTGCAGATCGCATCGGGCTACTTCGGCTGGGACGAGATCATCCACGCCATCCCGCAGATGAAGGAAGATCCCTGCGCCATCGAGATCAAGTACGGCCAGGGCGCCAAGCCCGGCGACGGCGGCCTTTTGATGTGGCACAAGGTCAACAAGCTCATCGCGGCCATCCGCGGCGTGCCCACCGGCGTCAGCCTGCCCAGCCCCCCGACGCATCAGACCCAGTATTCCATCGAGGAATCCGTGGCCAAGATGATTCAGTCCATGTCCATGGCTTGGGGATTCCGGGTGCCGGTCTATCCCAAGATCTCGGCCACGACCACGACCAACGCGGTCCTGAACAACCTCTGCCGCAACCCCTACGCGGCCGGATTGGCCGTTGACGGCGAGGACGGCGGCACGGGCGCGGCCTACAACGTGTCCATGAACCACATGGGCAGCCCCATCGCCTCCAACATCCGCGACGCCTACCTGACCCTGTGCAAGCTGGGCAAACAGAACGAGGTTCCGCTCATCGCCGGTGGCGGCATCGGCAAGAACGGCAATCTGGCGGCCAACGCGGCCTCGCTGATCATGCTCGGCGCCTCGGCCGTGCAGATCGGCAAGTATGCCATGCAGGCCGCCGCCGGATGCGTGGGCTCGGAGTCCGATCGCTGCAACGTGTGCAACATCGGCGTCTGCCCCAAGGGCATCACTTCCCAGGATCCGCGCGTGTACCGCAGGCTCGATCCGGAGAAGGTGGCCGAGAGGCTGGTCGAGCTCTACGTCAGCTTCGACATGGAAATGAAGAAGATCTTCGCCCCCCTGGGCAGGTCCACGTCTCTGCCCATCGGCATGTCCGATGCGCTGGGGATCGCCGACAAGGACGCGGCGGACAGACTGGCCATCAAATACGTGGTCTGATGAGGGAGAGATATGCAAAGCACCATTCATATTGACGGAAAGGAAAACGGCGTGCGCCTGGAATCGCGCATCCTGGAGGAACGCATCCAGGACGCGGTCAAGGCCGGAGCCAGGGAGCTGACCATCGACGCCTGCGGCCAGCACGGTATCGGCGGGCGGTTATGGGTATCCAAGGAGGAGTCCGTCAGCATCAAGGTCACCGGCGCGTCCGGACAGCGCCTTGGTTCCCTGGGCTTCCCCGGCACGACCATTGAAGTCATGGGGCCCGGCTCCGACGACATCGGCTGGCTCAACGCCGGAGCGGAAATCATCGTCCACGGCAACGCGGGCAACGGCATCTGCAACGCCATGGCTCAGGGCAAAGTCTATGTCGGCGGCAACGTCGGCTCGCGCTGCATGACCATGACCAAGCAGAACCCGCGCTTCGCGCCCCCGGAGCTCTGGGTTCTGGGTGACACGGGCGACTATTTCGCCGAGTTCATGGCCGGCGGCACGGCTGTGGTCTGCGGTGTCAACGCCCACGATCAGGCCAACGTCCTGGGCTACCGCCCCTGCGTGGGCATGGTCGGCGGGCGCATTTTCTACCGTGGCCAGGAACAGGTCATAAGCAACGCCGACGCCAAGCACGTGCCTGTCGGCGACGACGACTGGGCCTGGCTTCAGGAAAATCTAAAGCAATACCTTAAGAAAATCGACAAGGCCGAGCTCTTCGACATTCTGGCCACCCGCGACCAGTGGCATCTGGCCACGGCCAAGTCGCCCTATGAGAAGGTCACCAAGAAACGCAAGAACATGTCCGACTTCCGTTCTCAGGTCTGGGACATGGAGCTTGGGCGCGGGGGCCTGGTGGGTGATCTGACCTCCCTGGACCGTTCGCCCATCGGACTCATCACCAGCGGTGAATTGCGCCGCTTCGCCCCGGTCTGGGAAAACTGCAAGTACATGCCCCCCTGTCAGGCCAGCTGCCCGTCGGGGATTCCGGTCCAGAAACGCTGGCAGCTGGTGCGCGAAGGCCGCCTGGCCGAGGCCGTGGATCTGTCCCTTGAATACACGCCTTTCCCGGCCACGGTCTGCGGCTATCTGTGCCCCAACCTGTGCATGGAGGGCTGCACGCGCGGCCTGGGCAGCCTGAAGCCCGTGGACGCCAAGATGCTCGGCAAGGAAGGCATCAACGCCCATCCGCCCATGCTGCCCCTGTCCTCGGACAAGAAGGTAGCAGTCATCGGCGGCGGCCCGGCCGGCATCTCCGTGGC
Encoded proteins:
- a CDS encoding FAD-dependent oxidoreductase: MQSTIHIDGKENGVRLESRILEERIQDAVKAGARELTIDACGQHGIGGRLWVSKEESVSIKVTGASGQRLGSLGFPGTTIEVMGPGSDDIGWLNAGAEIIVHGNAGNGICNAMAQGKVYVGGNVGSRCMTMTKQNPRFAPPELWVLGDTGDYFAEFMAGGTAVVCGVNAHDQANVLGYRPCVGMVGGRIFYRGQEQVISNADAKHVPVGDDDWAWLQENLKQYLKKIDKAELFDILATRDQWHLATAKSPYEKVTKKRKNMSDFRSQVWDMELGRGGLVGDLTSLDRSPIGLITSGELRRFAPVWENCKYMPPCQASCPSGIPVQKRWQLVREGRLAEAVDLSLEYTPFPATVCGYLCPNLCMEGCTRGLGSLKPVDAKMLGKEGINAHPPMLPLSSDKKVAVIGGGPAGISVAWQLRLKGHKASVFDMDEKLGGKLQASIPANRIPPEVLAAELDRAREIIPHVRLEKKLNRDDFEAIRSDYDFIVLATGAQRPRTLPVPGNERLITATDFLKACKHGDADVGERVVIIGAGNVGCDVATEAARLGAKSMTLIDVQKPMSFGKEREEAEKAGAQFLWPCFTKEITAEGVLLTDGRVIPADTVIISIGDTPDLEAFPENIARERGFITVNDVNQTTDPKVFAIGDLVKLGLLTQAIGDGRRAAQAIDDIISGRRPLSVTEDMHEGLKTRLEYMDPGNHMSETIDYSRMNLAYFDPRLGAFDSLDQCAEECSSCGVCRDCGICEAICPRGAISREALPDNEFAMVCDSEKCIGCGFCAGACPCGIWTLIPNTPLE
- a CDS encoding glutamate synthase-related protein; amino-acid sequence: MSANTAISPSQLSIKDLPWQIEWNKDRCTLCGQCCAVCPMQSLELGTFRKRSIKVPAGFKNKPENEHTIYYGIRQRTAPHQACVGCGTCSMVCPNDAILPMHSDEKDKLRYHVNLGGQPRTRGGRRNDNNSLLDQIKFIRISMLTDPALDSGRHEFDLRTLIGRIQSPMEGLATIKEHGWAPPVREIYPLMIGSMSFGALSPNMWEGLQMGVAYLNEELGMPVRMCTGEGGCPPRLLRSRFLKYVILQIASGYFGWDEIIHAIPQMKEDPCAIEIKYGQGAKPGDGGLLMWHKVNKLIAAIRGVPTGVSLPSPPTHQTQYSIEESVAKMIQSMSMAWGFRVPVYPKISATTTTNAVLNNLCRNPYAAGLAVDGEDGGTGAAYNVSMNHMGSPIASNIRDAYLTLCKLGKQNEVPLIAGGGIGKNGNLAANAASLIMLGASAVQIGKYAMQAAAGCVGSESDRCNVCNIGVCPKGITSQDPRVYRRLDPEKVAERLVELYVSFDMEMKKIFAPLGRSTSLPIGMSDALGIADKDAADRLAIKYVV
- a CDS encoding class II glutamine amidotransferase domain-containing protein, translating into MCRLFALTSSEPVSPMDAIRALDVMREGHDGSGVGLYLSDLGGPFESMKGSPILSGIFTDAGVERLDAFMSAKGFTLKHDLAITPRGPMPTWTPRRDRYIVRTYDIPAAWNDLSEDEKGLGYLKTRLELKHMGLADESITVFSFWPDTVMIKEIGDPLQVGEYLGLDRPEIMSRLVLAQGRQNTNYAINLYACHPFFVEGISTMTNGENTAFIPIRDYLAAQGIPGYEGYNSDSEVFTHILHYTIKKLGLPFEAYKHIITPLKDHEMSAHPDREFLSKLKQICRRLIIDGPNCVIGCLPDKSMFMVQDSKKLRPGVVGGRPGIYAFSSEICGLDLAIPDRDKSQDFQPMHLDSAIVGPDRQEIKVCRQTQPLALPN